In the genome of Salinispirillum sp. LH 10-3-1, one region contains:
- a CDS encoding YiiX/YebB-like N1pC/P60 family cysteine hydrolase yields MGLLQRILHRVENWLTKEHEDRSFPMSDFERLRHEIKPGDVLLVEGKSRVADVIKTITQSRWSHAALYIGRLHDIEDPRMRERVRTFFDGQPDIQLIAESQLGLGTVIRPLYVYDKRHLRICRPRDLRYKDGQQVISYAVQRLGTEYNVRQIFDLARFYLPWSILPRRLQSSLFEWQPGGHTRTVCSTMIAEAFASINYPILPLIKRGDGNTVRLFQRNPLLNVPSDFDYSPYFDIIKYPFFAFSNEEHPAYRMMPWEGHVSLSDDEKHLYVDVDWKAHESARKGPSRRPES; encoded by the coding sequence ATGGGACTTTTGCAACGTATCCTGCATCGGGTGGAAAACTGGCTTACTAAAGAGCATGAAGACAGAAGTTTTCCGATGAGCGATTTTGAGCGCCTGCGCCATGAAATCAAGCCTGGCGACGTTCTGCTGGTGGAAGGAAAGTCCCGTGTGGCGGACGTCATCAAAACCATCACACAAAGTCGTTGGTCGCATGCCGCACTCTACATTGGCCGGCTGCACGACATTGAAGATCCGCGCATGCGTGAACGCGTTAGAACTTTTTTCGATGGACAACCGGATATTCAATTGATCGCCGAGAGTCAGCTCGGCTTGGGAACGGTGATTCGTCCGCTCTACGTCTATGACAAGCGGCATCTGCGTATCTGCCGCCCACGTGATCTGCGTTATAAGGACGGGCAGCAAGTGATTTCCTACGCCGTGCAGCGCCTAGGTACTGAATACAACGTGCGGCAGATATTCGATCTGGCACGTTTCTATCTGCCTTGGAGCATCCTGCCTCGCCGCCTGCAATCCAGTTTGTTTGAATGGCAACCAGGCGGTCACACACGCACAGTGTGTTCAACCATGATTGCCGAGGCTTTTGCGTCCATTAACTACCCTATCCTGCCTCTCATTAAGCGAGGTGATGGTAATACTGTGCGCTTGTTTCAACGCAATCCGTTACTCAATGTGCCATCGGACTTTGACTATTCACCCTATTTCGACATCATCAAATATCCGTTTTTTGCTTTCTCAAACGAAGAGCATCCAGCATATCGGATGATGCCTTGGGAGGGCCACGTCAGTTTATCAGATGATGAAAAACATCTATATGTAGATGTGGACTGGAAAGCACATGAGAGTGCACGAAAAGGGCCGTCTCGACGGCCTGAAAGCTAA
- a CDS encoding FAD-binding protein: MSTLVIADHNNGQFNAATKNVVAAAAQLGADVHLLVAGSNVGAIAEAAAQVAGVTKVLVADNAAYDHGLAEPLADLVVQLAEGYDAVLALANTTGKNFMPRVAAALDVEQISDIIGVVSADTFKRPIYAGNAIATVQVDEPKKIITVRSTGFDPVGEQGACAIDSVGFVSASAVSAFSGEELAASDRPELTAARVVISGGRGMGNGDNFKLLDGIADKLGAAIGASRAAVDAGFVPNDMQVGQTGKIVAPELYIAVGISGQIQHLAGMKDSKVIVAINKDEEAPIFQVADYGLVADLFEAVPELEKSL, from the coding sequence ATGAGCACTCTTGTAATTGCCGATCACAATAACGGCCAGTTTAACGCGGCAACCAAAAACGTAGTGGCCGCGGCCGCTCAATTAGGCGCTGATGTGCATCTATTGGTTGCTGGCAGCAACGTAGGTGCTATCGCTGAAGCCGCGGCACAGGTAGCAGGTGTCACTAAAGTATTGGTGGCGGATAACGCCGCTTACGATCATGGCTTGGCCGAGCCGTTGGCGGATCTGGTTGTCCAGTTGGCGGAAGGTTATGACGCCGTTTTGGCACTGGCTAATACGACCGGCAAAAACTTTATGCCACGTGTTGCCGCAGCGTTGGATGTTGAGCAGATTTCCGACATCATCGGTGTCGTATCTGCCGACACCTTTAAACGTCCTATCTACGCTGGTAATGCTATTGCCACGGTTCAGGTGGATGAGCCAAAGAAAATCATAACGGTACGTAGCACTGGCTTCGATCCTGTTGGTGAGCAGGGTGCATGCGCAATCGACAGTGTTGGTTTTGTGTCTGCGTCTGCTGTTTCTGCGTTCAGCGGCGAAGAGCTGGCGGCATCGGATCGTCCAGAACTGACGGCGGCGCGTGTGGTCATCTCTGGTGGTCGCGGCATGGGCAACGGCGATAATTTCAAGCTGCTAGATGGTATTGCGGACAAGCTGGGCGCTGCCATTGGTGCTTCACGTGCTGCGGTTGACGCTGGCTTTGTTCCTAATGATATGCAGGTTGGTCAGACCGGGAAAATCGTTGCCCCTGAGCTTTATATTGCCGTGGGTATTTCGGGTCAGATCCAACACCTTGCTGGCATGAAAGACAGCAAGGTGATCGTGGCCATCAACAAAGACGAAGAAGCACCTATCTTCCAAGTGGCCGACTATGGTTTGGTGGCTGACTTGTTCGAGGCAGTGCCAGAACTGGAAAAGTCTCTGTAA
- a CDS encoding TetR/AcrR family transcriptional regulator: MLTPVFHNPNLAPMELTILNAAINLAIRTSADRISMTQIQKVAGVSKATLYQYFAGKLDIWAAILLEEDIERARDAGPLVRNGDADAWESYFYRLTLHPAKLVVLQKMEQALRQEDPDLPRYKDWLRQRRSYLSLMVQAAQQHGVDEMEARQRVAMVWTTLEGWLRLYNEPDFREFCAGRQIFAQTLAKQFSQWVMDA; the protein is encoded by the coding sequence ATGTTAACTCCCGTGTTTCACAACCCGAACTTGGCGCCGATGGAGCTGACAATCCTGAACGCGGCCATTAATCTAGCGATCAGAACTTCAGCTGACCGTATTAGTATGACACAGATTCAAAAAGTCGCCGGAGTGAGTAAAGCGACGTTGTATCAATACTTTGCAGGTAAGTTGGATATTTGGGCAGCGATACTGCTTGAAGAGGATATTGAGCGCGCGCGGGATGCAGGTCCATTGGTCAGAAATGGTGATGCCGATGCTTGGGAAAGCTATTTTTACCGCCTGACCCTGCACCCTGCTAAGCTGGTGGTGTTGCAGAAAATGGAGCAAGCTCTGCGTCAGGAAGACCCTGATTTGCCTCGTTACAAAGATTGGCTGCGGCAGCGGCGCAGTTATCTATCCTTAATGGTACAGGCTGCACAGCAGCACGGTGTCGATGAGATGGAAGCACGGCAACGCGTAGCCATGGTGTGGACGACATTGGAAGGGTGGTTACGCTTATACAATGAACCGGACTTTCGTGAGTTCTGTGCGGGCCGTCAAATCTTTGCGCAGACACTGGCGAAACAATTTTCTCAATGGGTGATGGATGCTTGA
- a CDS encoding DUF1285 domain-containing protein gives MLDLSVLGREPTSKEVFKRAPTHLWHPEGCGDIDIRIDGIGQWFHEGGIIRRQGLVRLLASILSREDNDYWLTTPVEKMRIQVEDLPFVITELREENERLVAITNVGEVLDDIEGWTLEVDADGELRPAVKVFDELQARLSRNIYYDLAYRALAEGVERGGVLYWQFAGRDYPLGKA, from the coding sequence ATGCTTGATCTCAGTGTGCTCGGCCGAGAGCCAACCAGCAAAGAAGTGTTTAAAAGGGCGCCTACGCACCTTTGGCACCCAGAGGGCTGTGGTGATATCGATATTCGTATTGATGGAATCGGGCAGTGGTTTCATGAGGGTGGGATTATACGGCGGCAGGGCTTAGTGCGATTATTGGCCAGCATCTTGAGTCGAGAGGACAACGACTACTGGCTTACCACGCCGGTGGAGAAGATGCGCATTCAGGTAGAAGATCTACCGTTCGTAATTACCGAATTGCGTGAAGAGAACGAGCGCCTAGTGGCCATAACCAATGTCGGTGAGGTGCTGGATGATATTGAGGGTTGGACACTAGAAGTCGATGCTGACGGGGAGTTACGGCCTGCAGTTAAAGTGTTTGATGAACTTCAAGCACGGTTATCGCGCAATATCTATTATGATCTCGCGTATCGCGCACTGGCCGAAGGCGTAGAGCGTGGCGGGGTACTGTATTGGCAGTTTGCCGGACGGGATTATCCCCTTGGCAAGGCTTAA
- the gspE gene encoding type II secretion system ATPase GspE, which yields MSEQLASKMEQTDQPEQASQDTGRMPFAYAKRHGVVLAGTVLYIRDDTPAFAIQEAVRWHGATIPFEVLDDERFNQQLVQAYQSQDEDRMQQADDFDDLDLIALAESVPETEDLLEQADDAPIIRLINAILTEAVHESASDIHVETFEKRLVIRFRVDGVLREVLQPKRALASLLISRIKVMAKLDIAEKRLPQDGRIALKVAGREVDIRVSTLPSSYGERVVMRLLDKQAGRLNLSHLGMRPKDLTQLRSMIARPHGIILVTGPTGSGKSTTLYAALEHLNSAERNIMTVEDPIEYTLPGIGQTQVNTKVNMTFARGLRAILRQDPDVVMIGEIRDVETVEIAVQASLTGHLVLSTLHTNSAVGAVTRLQDMGVEPFLLSSSLVGVLAQRLVRTLCPDCKRPAKPDAAEAKVLGLDPSTEHMIYHPVGCKSCKQSGYRGRLGLYELVVIDEALRTAIHDKAGEIELSKLARQNTTSIMQDGIEKVLSGETTIEEVMRVCRNV from the coding sequence ATGAGTGAGCAATTGGCCTCCAAGATGGAGCAAACGGACCAACCTGAGCAGGCCTCTCAAGACACTGGGAGAATGCCCTTTGCTTATGCTAAGCGCCATGGTGTTGTACTAGCTGGCACTGTATTGTATATCCGTGATGACACACCAGCGTTTGCCATTCAAGAAGCAGTGCGTTGGCATGGCGCGACCATACCCTTTGAAGTGTTGGATGATGAGCGCTTCAATCAACAACTGGTGCAGGCTTATCAGTCGCAAGATGAAGACCGCATGCAGCAGGCCGATGACTTTGATGATCTGGACCTGATAGCCTTGGCAGAGTCCGTTCCAGAAACCGAAGATCTACTGGAGCAGGCGGACGATGCGCCGATCATTCGATTGATCAATGCTATTCTTACCGAGGCGGTCCATGAGTCCGCATCGGATATTCATGTTGAAACCTTTGAAAAGCGCTTAGTCATTCGCTTTCGGGTAGACGGCGTCTTGCGAGAAGTTTTGCAGCCCAAGCGCGCCTTAGCCTCGTTGCTGATTTCTCGCATTAAGGTAATGGCTAAACTCGACATCGCAGAAAAGCGATTACCGCAAGACGGCCGTATTGCCCTGAAAGTTGCCGGTAGAGAAGTCGATATCCGGGTGTCCACTTTACCCTCCAGCTATGGTGAGCGTGTGGTGATGCGTTTGCTTGATAAGCAAGCGGGGCGATTGAACCTGAGCCATCTTGGTATGCGGCCAAAAGATTTAACGCAATTACGCAGCATGATTGCGCGTCCGCACGGTATTATCCTGGTTACAGGCCCTACCGGTTCCGGTAAGAGCACCACGCTTTATGCCGCGCTGGAACATTTGAATTCTGCCGAACGCAACATCATGACAGTGGAAGATCCGATCGAATACACCCTGCCAGGCATTGGCCAGACCCAAGTCAACACCAAGGTCAACATGACTTTCGCCCGTGGTTTGCGCGCCATATTGCGCCAAGACCCGGACGTCGTAATGATTGGTGAGATTCGTGACGTCGAAACGGTAGAAATCGCCGTGCAGGCCAGTTTGACGGGCCATTTGGTGCTCAGCACACTGCATACCAATTCTGCCGTCGGGGCTGTCACCCGGTTACAGGATATGGGTGTTGAGCCTTTTTTGTTGTCGTCCAGTTTGGTCGGCGTGTTAGCCCAGCGTCTGGTGCGTACTCTGTGCCCTGATTGCAAGCGACCAGCCAAACCCGATGCAGCGGAAGCGAAAGTACTGGGTCTAGATCCCTCGACCGAGCACATGATCTATCATCCCGTCGGCTGCAAAAGTTGTAAGCAAAGCGGTTATCGTGGGCGCTTGGGGCTTTACGAACTGGTCGTCATTGACGAAGCTTTGCGCACGGCAATCCATGATAAGGCGGGCGAAATAGAACTAAGCAAATTGGCGCGCCAAAACACCACCAGTATTATGCAGGACGGCATCGAAAAGGTGCTCAGTGGTGAGACCACCATTGAAGAAGTCATGCGTGTGTGTAGGAACGTCTAA
- a CDS encoding response regulator — translation MRWGLPPENSIQKNRDLLRQADERISRQGRVSVFGHLLVFLYVEWMTGFQALQPLHTYIIGTALLLAAMIRLYHLVQFESIYPAGPQRWRRRYGVVTLFGAAAWSGFLTLTILLPNYEVPEAFIWIYTAAVCATHIYIFAPYPGMSQWYLRIMLIPPAIASIVLFNISATSLGVGVLLFYWFMRSTGEQVSKQYWDSAENRHRLESELSRVSASEHKLVARVGNSDRFMSNLISIVKTPLNGVLGMLSLLSAAKLRQEEHNLVTVASQSANSLAELVEDFDTYLRVKGNMLAADDKVFNLARTIENVMESLGPLAHEHGLELSYILKPDMPERVIGNVRQVNTLLKQLTNFAINTGVAGEVSLKGGAAQDREGVDISVRFVADLEASLLEDIQSMLRNRQGFEALDYIDVNILSLVICASLVQQCDGEIRLNVLSTEEPHLLQVSVFLPIATSTQGNKAFLPNRHFHGKTACIAGFPPYGTASVAAELEGWGMQVDIRTMDELLSMGDAVYEIDFCLVNIPLHTSEDEQKQIQELVALTDANDDDDKPRIYFQASASQQGLLRQWMRADLMISKPVSRRTLHRWMLDRKTWRDDLNEQVTQQLLGYRILVVDSNHVNAMIAQKILQRLGVEVELANSAEHALALFRQDSFDMIWVDQYLNDDMTGHELVGMIRNEEKEQGAGRVIILGLTDSQTVSIERNCQAAGMDDVLAKPLSLPLVTETLQRHFL, via the coding sequence ATGCGTTGGGGGCTTCCGCCAGAAAACAGCATCCAAAAAAACCGAGACTTGTTGCGTCAAGCTGATGAGCGGATCTCGCGTCAAGGCCGAGTGAGTGTCTTCGGTCATTTGTTGGTATTCCTCTATGTTGAGTGGATGACCGGCTTTCAAGCGCTTCAACCACTGCATACCTACATTATAGGCACAGCATTGCTGCTAGCCGCCATGATACGCCTGTATCATCTGGTCCAATTTGAAAGTATTTACCCGGCGGGTCCACAGCGGTGGCGTCGTCGATACGGCGTCGTAACCCTGTTTGGTGCAGCGGCTTGGTCTGGTTTTCTAACGCTCACAATCTTATTACCCAACTACGAAGTGCCTGAAGCCTTTATCTGGATTTACACCGCCGCTGTCTGTGCAACCCACATTTATATTTTTGCCCCTTATCCTGGTATGTCCCAGTGGTATTTGCGCATCATGTTGATCCCGCCAGCCATCGCCAGCATCGTGCTGTTCAATATCAGCGCGACCAGTTTGGGCGTTGGTGTGCTGTTGTTCTACTGGTTTATGCGTTCGACCGGTGAGCAAGTGTCGAAGCAGTATTGGGACTCTGCGGAGAACCGACATCGCTTGGAAAGTGAGCTGTCCCGAGTCAGTGCGTCAGAGCATAAGCTGGTCGCGCGGGTTGGTAACAGTGACCGCTTTATGAGTAACCTGATTTCTATTGTTAAGACGCCGCTGAACGGTGTCTTGGGTATGTTGAGCTTGTTGTCTGCAGCCAAACTGCGTCAGGAAGAACATAACCTAGTGACCGTGGCGTCGCAAAGTGCTAATTCTCTGGCTGAGCTGGTTGAGGACTTTGATACTTATCTGCGCGTCAAGGGCAACATGTTGGCGGCGGATGACAAAGTATTCAACTTGGCCCGTACGATCGAAAACGTTATGGAGTCGCTGGGACCCTTAGCGCATGAGCATGGCTTGGAACTGTCTTATATCCTTAAGCCAGACATGCCGGAGCGTGTTATTGGCAACGTACGCCAAGTGAACACATTGCTGAAACAACTGACGAATTTCGCCATCAATACGGGCGTGGCTGGTGAAGTCAGTTTGAAGGGGGGGGCTGCTCAAGACCGTGAAGGCGTCGATATCAGTGTTCGTTTCGTTGCGGATTTAGAAGCCAGTTTATTGGAAGATATTCAGAGTATGCTGCGCAACCGACAGGGGTTCGAAGCGCTGGATTACATCGATGTCAATATCCTGAGCTTGGTCATCTGTGCCAGTTTGGTGCAGCAATGTGATGGTGAAATACGCTTAAATGTTTTAAGTACCGAAGAACCTCACTTGCTCCAGGTCTCGGTGTTCCTGCCGATAGCGACCTCAACACAGGGCAATAAAGCGTTTCTGCCTAATCGACATTTTCACGGAAAAACTGCTTGTATCGCGGGTTTTCCGCCTTACGGTACCGCCTCAGTTGCCGCTGAATTGGAAGGCTGGGGCATGCAAGTGGATATCCGCACCATGGACGAGTTACTGAGCATGGGGGACGCGGTTTACGAGATCGATTTTTGCCTGGTCAACATTCCGCTGCATACGTCAGAGGACGAGCAAAAGCAAATTCAAGAGTTAGTGGCGCTCACGGATGCCAATGATGACGACGACAAACCGCGTATTTATTTTCAAGCCAGCGCCTCCCAGCAAGGTCTATTGCGCCAGTGGATGCGGGCCGACCTCATGATTAGCAAGCCTGTTTCCCGCCGTACCTTGCATCGCTGGATGCTTGACCGGAAAACCTGGCGTGATGATCTGAATGAGCAGGTCACTCAGCAGTTGCTGGGTTACCGTATTCTGGTCGTTGACAGCAATCACGTAAACGCCATGATCGCCCAGAAAATATTACAGCGCCTCGGTGTGGAAGTCGAACTGGCAAACAGCGCTGAGCATGCGTTAGCACTGTTCCGGCAGGACAGCTTCGACATGATTTGGGTAGACCAATACCTGAACGATGACATGACAGGACATGAACTGGTTGGCATGATACGCAATGAAGAAAAGGAGCAGGGTGCTGGCCGTGTTATTATTCTCGGTTTGACGGATTCCCAAACCGTCAGCATCGAGCGTAATTGCCAAGCGGCGGGGATGGATGATGTGTTGGCGAAGCCACTGAGCTTACCGCTGGTTACTGAGACGCTACAGCGACACTTTTTGTAG
- the gspF gene encoding type II secretion system inner membrane protein GspF has protein sequence MAAFEYTALDERGRQKKGVLEGDSPRQVRTQLRDKGWVPLEVERAAEQKKSNGWLRQPTISVSELAMVTRQLSTLVASSMPLEECLRAVAEQNESRRLRSMFMAIRAKVLEGYSLAKAFGEYPRAFDNQYCATIDAGEHSGKLDLVLSRLADYVEDQEETRRKLQMAATYPVILTVIAVGIVVFLLNNVVPRILDVFTSSGQILPPATLALIAVTDFFQSYWIHVVVGMVLSGVTFHHWNRDIKRRRLTHLLYLRIPFIRSLIRGFSTSRFASTVAMLASSGVPLVEAMRIAGSVINNLPIRYAVADATRKVSEGGTMSRALKETGYFPPMMIHMIASGESSGNLEDMLARTARTQEQALKDVISTVVGLLEPLMLILMGLIVMIILLAVVLPLTQMNTMV, from the coding sequence ATGGCCGCCTTTGAATACACCGCACTTGATGAGCGGGGCAGACAAAAAAAAGGGGTCTTGGAAGGTGACAGCCCGCGCCAGGTTCGAACTCAGTTACGTGATAAGGGCTGGGTGCCGCTGGAAGTAGAACGTGCGGCGGAGCAGAAAAAATCGAACGGCTGGTTACGGCAACCCACGATTTCGGTCAGTGAATTGGCCATGGTGACTCGGCAGTTGTCGACTCTAGTAGCCTCCAGTATGCCACTGGAAGAGTGTTTGCGCGCGGTAGCGGAACAGAACGAATCACGACGCCTACGCTCCATGTTTATGGCCATTCGCGCTAAGGTTTTGGAAGGTTACAGTTTGGCCAAAGCATTCGGTGAATACCCGCGTGCTTTTGACAACCAGTATTGCGCGACCATTGATGCAGGCGAGCATTCAGGCAAGCTGGATTTGGTGTTAAGCCGTTTGGCTGACTACGTCGAGGATCAAGAAGAAACGCGACGTAAACTCCAGATGGCGGCTACCTACCCAGTGATTCTGACCGTTATAGCGGTTGGTATCGTGGTTTTTCTACTCAACAATGTGGTGCCGCGCATATTGGATGTCTTCACCTCCAGTGGCCAAATCCTGCCACCAGCGACCCTTGCATTGATTGCCGTGACGGATTTTTTCCAGAGCTACTGGATACACGTCGTGGTTGGAATGGTTTTATCGGGTGTTACCTTTCACCACTGGAATCGCGACATCAAGCGACGCCGGTTAACGCACCTGCTGTATTTACGTATTCCTTTCATCCGCTCGTTAATTCGTGGATTCAGCACCTCGCGCTTTGCCAGTACAGTAGCCATGCTGGCCAGTAGTGGCGTGCCCTTGGTAGAAGCCATGCGAATTGCGGGTTCGGTGATCAATAACCTGCCCATACGTTATGCGGTGGCCGATGCCACGCGTAAGGTCAGTGAGGGCGGCACCATGAGCCGGGCCTTGAAAGAAACGGGCTATTTCCCGCCCATGATGATTCACATGATTGCCAGTGGGGAGTCCAGTGGTAACCTTGAGGATATGCTGGCACGCACAGCGCGTACGCAAGAACAAGCATTGAAAGACGTCATCTCAACGGTGGTCGGGCTCCTTGAGCCGTTGATGCTGATACTCATGGGGTTGATCGTTATGATCATTCTGTTGGCAGTGGTACTGCCTTTGACACAAATGAATACAATGGTGTAG
- a CDS encoding electron transfer flavoprotein subunit beta/FixA family protein: MKVLVAIKRVIDYNVKVRVKPDGSDVDLANVKMAINPFCEIAVEEAVRLKEKGIASEIVVVSVGPAKAEEQLRQALALGADRAVLVNSEENLTSLNVAKILNAVITEEKPDLVLLGKQAIDSDNNQTGQMLAQLAGMAQGTFASVVEVKDGKALVTREVDGGLQTVSLSLPAVVTTDLRLNEPRFAKLPDIMKAKRKPLDKKEIADLGVSLKSTVKVLKVEAPAERQGGGKVATVAELVEKLKNEAKVI; encoded by the coding sequence ATGAAGGTATTGGTCGCGATAAAGCGCGTGATCGACTACAACGTCAAGGTCCGTGTAAAGCCCGATGGCTCTGACGTGGATCTGGCGAACGTCAAAATGGCGATTAACCCGTTTTGCGAAATTGCCGTTGAAGAAGCGGTACGCCTGAAAGAAAAAGGCATTGCCAGCGAGATCGTAGTCGTTTCAGTTGGGCCTGCCAAAGCCGAAGAACAGCTGCGTCAAGCCCTGGCTTTGGGTGCCGATCGTGCGGTTTTGGTAAACTCTGAAGAGAATCTGACGTCGTTGAATGTGGCTAAGATTCTGAATGCTGTGATTACTGAAGAGAAGCCGGATCTGGTACTGCTGGGTAAGCAGGCCATCGATTCGGACAACAACCAGACTGGTCAGATGTTGGCACAGTTGGCTGGCATGGCGCAGGGTACTTTCGCCTCGGTAGTAGAAGTTAAAGACGGTAAAGCGCTCGTGACTCGTGAAGTTGATGGTGGCCTGCAAACGGTTAGTTTGAGCCTGCCTGCGGTGGTTACCACCGATTTGCGTTTGAATGAGCCGCGTTTCGCTAAGCTTCCGGACATCATGAAAGCCAAGCGTAAGCCTTTGGACAAGAAAGAAATCGCCGATTTAGGCGTATCTTTGAAGTCGACGGTAAAAGTATTGAAGGTCGAAGCGCCCGCAGAGCGTCAGGGTGGCGGCAAGGTTGCAACGGTAGCCGAGCTGGTTGAAAAGCTGAAGAACGAAGCGAAGGTGATTTAA
- a CDS encoding electron transfer flavoprotein-ubiquinone oxidoreductase codes for MERDSMTFDVVIVGAGPSGLSAAIKLKQLAQQEDREISVCVLEKGSEVGAHILSGAVFEPRALNELFPDWANMGAPLDTPVKGDDILYMTSATSAIKVPNLFAPKTMHNDGNYIISLGNLCRWLAEQAESLGVEIFPGFAAQQPIIEEGRVAGVITGDMGVSRDNEQKDSFMPGMELRANVTLFAEGARGHLGKQLIREFELDKDSDPQHYGIGIKELWDIPAEQQEPGKVVHATGWPLAENGATGGAFLYHLQNGQVVVGLITDLNYENPFLSPFEEFQRMKHHPAFAKVLNGGKRVSYGARAIAKGGIQSLPKMAFPGGLLIGCDAGTLNFAKIKGSHTAMKSGMIAAEVVYAEAKKDWSTKSELPYASAFTDSWVWTELHQQRNFGPAIHKFGNLLGGAYAFIDLNIFNGKLPWTWRNTHADHDSLKPARTQKKIDYAKPDNKLSFDRLSSVFISNTNHEEDQPVHLKLADVTIPTGKNWEEYMEPAQRYCPAGVYEIIEEGDERRFQINAQNCVHCKTCDIKDPAQNITWVAPEGGGGPNYPNM; via the coding sequence ATGGAACGCGATTCAATGACCTTTGATGTGGTCATCGTCGGTGCCGGCCCGTCAGGCCTGTCTGCCGCCATCAAACTTAAGCAACTGGCCCAGCAGGAAGACCGCGAAATTTCAGTCTGCGTTCTTGAGAAAGGCTCTGAAGTCGGCGCACATATTCTGTCGGGTGCCGTATTTGAACCCCGTGCACTGAACGAACTCTTTCCAGACTGGGCCAACATGGGCGCGCCACTGGACACTCCGGTTAAGGGCGACGACATCCTGTACATGACCAGCGCCACCTCTGCCATCAAGGTGCCAAACCTGTTTGCCCCCAAGACCATGCACAACGACGGCAACTATATCATCTCCTTGGGTAATCTGTGTCGCTGGTTGGCCGAACAAGCTGAGTCTTTGGGTGTCGAAATCTTTCCAGGCTTTGCAGCGCAACAACCCATCATTGAAGAAGGCCGGGTGGCTGGGGTCATTACCGGGGATATGGGAGTCAGTCGCGACAATGAACAGAAAGACAGCTTTATGCCCGGCATGGAGTTGCGTGCCAATGTGACCTTGTTTGCTGAAGGTGCCCGCGGACACTTGGGCAAGCAATTGATTCGCGAGTTTGAGCTGGATAAAGATTCAGATCCACAACATTATGGAATTGGCATCAAAGAACTGTGGGACATCCCTGCCGAGCAACAAGAGCCTGGCAAGGTAGTCCATGCCACCGGCTGGCCCTTGGCGGAAAACGGCGCTACCGGTGGCGCGTTCTTGTACCATCTTCAGAACGGTCAGGTGGTCGTTGGCTTGATCACCGACCTAAACTATGAAAATCCCTTCCTGTCGCCGTTTGAAGAATTTCAACGCATGAAGCACCATCCCGCTTTTGCCAAGGTATTAAACGGTGGCAAGCGCGTTTCCTACGGTGCGCGTGCAATCGCCAAAGGTGGCATTCAATCGCTGCCTAAAATGGCGTTTCCTGGTGGTCTGCTGATCGGCTGTGATGCCGGCACCCTGAACTTCGCGAAGATCAAAGGCAGCCACACGGCCATGAAGTCCGGCATGATTGCAGCAGAAGTGGTATATGCCGAAGCCAAGAAAGACTGGTCAACAAAATCAGAATTACCGTACGCCAGCGCTTTCACCGATTCGTGGGTATGGACAGAACTGCACCAGCAGCGCAACTTTGGCCCCGCCATCCACAAGTTTGGCAACCTCCTCGGTGGCGCCTATGCCTTTATCGATCTGAATATTTTTAATGGTAAACTGCCGTGGACATGGCGTAATACACACGCTGATCACGACAGCTTGAAACCTGCGCGTACGCAAAAGAAAATTGATTACGCCAAGCCAGACAACAAACTGAGCTTTGACCGCTTGTCGTCGGTATTCATCTCGAACACCAACCATGAGGAAGACCAGCCGGTACACCTTAAGTTGGCCGACGTGACCATTCCAACCGGTAAAAACTGGGAAGAATACATGGAACCTGCGCAGCGGTATTGCCCTGCGGGTGTGTATGAAATCATCGAGGAAGGCGACGAGCGTCGTTTCCAGATCAATGCTCAGAACTGCGTGCACTGTAAGACCTGCGACATCAAAGACCCTGCGCAGAATATTACTTGGGTGGCACCTGAAGGTGGTGGTGGCCCGAACTACCCGAACATGTAG